The following coding sequences are from one Kiritimatiellales bacterium window:
- a CDS encoding alpha-amylase family protein, translating into MTAKLPFRQVHLDFHTSEYIPGIGERFDKAHWQKTLQTAGVESITCFASCHHGWSYYDTTVGKKHPNLKFDLLRAQFNACREIGIRVPVYLTAGVHNVAISEHPEWRETDYNGQFLGWSKNAFDPGFQTVCFNTPYVDYLAEQIREVVTLFPDAAGIFLDIIAQGQCCCKWCMELMACEGLNPELAADRLKCADLALLNYFQKSTAAARFKNPDMPVFHNSGHVPKGRYDLFSYFSHFELESLPTGGWGYDHFPLSAKYCQQLGIDFLGMTGKFHTAWGEFGGYKPPDALRYECGAMIAHGAKCSVGDQLHPSGRLDESTYRIIGAAFAEVEQKQPWCTGAKSVADIGLLSSEAVNRARTGGHYDNPADTGAARILLEGHFLFDVIDSNMDFRRYKMLILPDDLNIQPALQKKLNEYLAGGGKLFMTGTSGIDENGFMFDTGAEWLGAGEFEPDYILPAPELQPAFCSSPFVMYRRPQRIKVTGGESLGDLIEPYFNRTWEHFCSHLHTPPQPEISGFSGGVQKDNILYLAHPVFSIYHDFGAVTCKEYIVNALNRLLSGRILKTNLPSVARAVLTFQPAENRHVLHLLYSSTVQRGSEVKLSNSTESGKLHGVELIEELIPLHNIKIEVELPENIRRATLQPEGMPLAFTQTAGRILFTVPQFTGHQMIELAH; encoded by the coding sequence ATGACAGCCAAACTTCCTTTCCGGCAGGTTCACCTCGACTTTCACACCTCGGAATATATTCCGGGTATCGGTGAACGGTTTGACAAAGCGCACTGGCAGAAAACACTGCAAACTGCCGGCGTGGAATCCATCACCTGTTTCGCCTCCTGCCATCACGGCTGGTCGTATTACGATACAACGGTTGGCAAAAAACATCCCAACCTGAAATTCGATCTGCTCCGCGCGCAATTTAATGCATGCCGGGAAATCGGCATCCGTGTGCCGGTCTATCTAACCGCCGGCGTGCATAATGTTGCCATCAGCGAGCACCCGGAGTGGCGTGAGACGGATTATAACGGACAGTTCCTCGGCTGGTCGAAGAATGCGTTTGATCCCGGCTTTCAAACGGTCTGTTTTAATACGCCGTATGTGGATTATCTGGCGGAGCAGATTCGCGAAGTCGTTACCCTCTTCCCGGATGCCGCCGGAATTTTTCTTGATATTATTGCACAGGGACAATGCTGCTGCAAATGGTGTATGGAACTGATGGCATGCGAAGGATTGAATCCGGAGCTCGCAGCAGACCGTCTTAAATGCGCTGATCTGGCGCTGTTGAATTATTTTCAAAAAAGCACGGCGGCAGCGCGATTTAAAAATCCGGACATGCCGGTGTTTCATAACAGCGGACACGTACCGAAAGGACGCTATGATCTGTTCTCCTATTTCAGCCACTTTGAACTCGAATCGCTGCCGACCGGCGGCTGGGGGTATGATCATTTTCCGCTGTCGGCAAAATACTGCCAGCAGCTCGGTATTGATTTTCTCGGCATGACCGGCAAGTTCCACACCGCGTGGGGCGAGTTCGGCGGCTATAAACCTCCTGATGCACTGCGCTATGAATGCGGTGCGATGATCGCACACGGCGCAAAGTGTTCAGTCGGCGATCAGCTTCACCCGTCCGGCAGGCTGGATGAAAGCACCTACCGGATCATCGGCGCGGCATTCGCAGAAGTTGAACAGAAACAGCCGTGGTGCACCGGCGCAAAAAGTGTTGCTGACATCGGTCTGCTCTCATCCGAAGCAGTGAACCGCGCACGCACCGGCGGACACTACGATAATCCGGCGGACACCGGCGCGGCGCGCATTCTGCTTGAAGGTCATTTTCTGTTTGATGTGATTGACAGCAATATGGATTTCCGGCGCTACAAGATGCTGATTCTACCGGACGATCTGAACATTCAGCCGGCGCTGCAAAAAAAATTAAATGAATATCTCGCCGGCGGCGGGAAACTGTTTATGACCGGCACGAGCGGAATCGACGAAAACGGCTTTATGTTCGACACCGGCGCGGAATGGCTCGGCGCCGGCGAATTTGAACCGGATTATATTCTGCCGGCGCCGGAACTGCAGCCGGCGTTCTGCTCGTCGCCGTTCGTGATGTACCGGCGGCCGCAGCGGATTAAAGTTACCGGCGGCGAATCACTCGGCGATCTTATTGAGCCGTATTTTAACCGCACCTGGGAACATTTCTGTTCGCATCTGCACACGCCGCCGCAACCGGAAATCTCCGGATTTTCCGGCGGCGTGCAGAAAGACAATATTCTCTATCTCGCGCATCCGGTGTTTTCCATCTATCACGATTTCGGCGCAGTAACGTGCAAAGAATATATTGTGAACGCGCTCAACCGCCTGCTCAGCGGCAGAATTTTAAAAACAAACCTGCCGTCCGTTGCACGCGCTGTGCTGACGTTCCAGCCGGCAGAAAACCGGCATGTGCTTCATCTGCTGTACAGCAGCACCGTTCAGCGCGGCAGCGAAGTAAAACTGTCCAACAGCACAGAGTCCGGCAAACTGCACGGCGTGGAACTGATTGAAGAATTAATTCCGCTGCACAACATAAAAATTGAGGTGGAACTGCCGGAAAATATTCGGCGTGCAACGCTGCAGCCGGAAGGAATGCCGCTGGCATTTACACAGACCGCCGGAAGAATTTTATTCACCGTTCCGCAGTTTACGGGACATCAGATGATCGAACTGGCACATTAA
- a CDS encoding Gfo/Idh/MocA family oxidoreductase: protein MNSKQTTLIRNEVKKGSANAGQRSGNSEPGTLNCICIGGWGHWPEVLDALQARGDVIIAGIAPAYAGEELTAICAHSLAAGAPVFDSADELLKIPAEFCVISTRPDHIAGAIIAAANAGKHIITEKPTGITFGQLDAAERAVKENGVRIAGMFTMRTFQVFQAARNLCRAGKIGMPVLVNARKSYKYGLRFEWFGDRNRYGGTFPWIGIHAFDMIRFITGLLPERVAALHKNQAHPERRDCEDSCVAVCELTGGALATISLDLCRPAGAAEYGDDWIRIVGTAGVIEARYNEKTCTLLIDGIPAPVKLAPAESIYSKFIDGGADLPVCSSPEERADRNVCPSSERADCGADFLVCSLMKERAGGDACPVPDIFALTRACLFARQAADEKQWKEIQ from the coding sequence GTGAACTCTAAACAAACAACTCTGATTCGAAACGAAGTGAAGAAGGGCTCCGCGAACGCGGGGCAACGAAGTGGCAACTCTGAACCCGGAACGCTGAACTGTATTTGTATCGGCGGCTGGGGACATTGGCCGGAAGTGCTGGACGCACTGCAGGCGCGCGGCGATGTGATCATCGCCGGAATTGCGCCGGCGTATGCCGGTGAAGAGTTGACGGCGATTTGCGCGCATTCGCTCGCCGCCGGTGCACCGGTTTTTGATTCGGCGGACGAACTGCTGAAAATTCCGGCGGAGTTTTGCGTTATCAGCACGCGCCCCGATCACATTGCCGGCGCAATTATCGCGGCGGCGAACGCCGGCAAACACATTATCACCGAAAAGCCTACCGGAATTACCTTTGGCCAGCTCGACGCGGCAGAACGCGCCGTAAAAGAAAACGGTGTGCGTATCGCCGGCATGTTCACGATGCGGACGTTTCAGGTGTTTCAGGCCGCGCGCAATCTGTGCCGTGCCGGGAAAATCGGCATGCCGGTGTTAGTGAACGCGCGCAAATCCTATAAATACGGCCTGCGTTTCGAATGGTTCGGTGACCGCAACCGTTACGGCGGAACGTTTCCGTGGATCGGCATTCATGCGTTCGACATGATCCGCTTTATCACCGGACTGCTGCCGGAACGCGTTGCTGCACTGCACAAAAATCAGGCGCATCCCGAACGCCGGGACTGCGAAGACAGTTGTGTTGCGGTGTGCGAACTTACCGGCGGCGCGCTGGCAACCATCAGCCTCGATCTGTGCCGTCCTGCCGGCGCCGCAGAATACGGCGACGACTGGATTCGCATCGTCGGCACCGCCGGTGTGATTGAAGCGCGCTACAACGAAAAAACTTGTACGCTGCTTATCGACGGCATTCCGGCGCCGGTGAAGCTTGCGCCGGCGGAGTCAATTTATAGCAAGTTTATTGATGGTGGAGCAGACCTTCCAGTCTGCTCATCACCGGAAGAGAGGGCAGACAGGAATGTCTGCCCCAGCTCCGAACGTGCAGATTGTGGAGCAGACTTTCTTGTCTGCTCATTAATGAAGGAGAGGGCAGGCGGGGATGCCTGCCCTGTACCGGATATTTTTGCCTTAACCCGCGCCTGCCTCTTTGCGCGTCAGGCGGCGGATGAAAAACAATGGAAAGAAATTCAATGA
- a CDS encoding alpha-L-fucosidase, with amino-acid sequence MKWLEKSYRRNLVDIHIEDWNPAFLSKLDPAVYVENLKTAQVKSAMIYANSHVGLCNWPTKTGAMHKGLNDRDFLGDVLALCAENGIDTVVYYSLVYNNWTYEKFPTWRIRNVDGQASRDPDVKNFFMKGRYGVCCSNNKEYREFTFAQLDELFDAYPFQGMFFDMTYWPAICFCDACKQRYAAETGGSIPEIIDWNDERWVNFQRKREEWMSEFVHTMTAKVKSRNPDVTVEHTCATIHFPYLLGTVTGNSDASDYAGGDFYGGFLQQSFICKLYSAVTQNQPFEYMTSRCYPSLKDHTTMKTKEMLELHAFLALAHNGAFLAIDAINPDGSLNKEVYQLLGSVFSELKKFEQNAGGTFCADAAIYFPLTSKYYPQDNGKHIRDAIEINDTSTNMPYLDAPLGAARTMREAHIPFAVIARPNLETLANYQLLIVPGARDMTLEEIAAFKAYVENGGTLYLSGETSPALLADVFGIKISGTTKETLTYIAPVNEGCTLFPHVAPEYPLTVFAAQLIAENVAPENVLAQIVLPGTDPADSSTFVSIHSNPPQKNSGAPAMIKKSFGQGRVIWSAAQFEAAIQPPHKKAFESLVRSCFTVPPAFSSNAHPAVELTLFEQPERARFLLNLVNAQDVLPPVPIHGIQLYVRLNGKTPESIVRVSDGVKLFFSTDGDTIQFMADLPGLFEMIAVNWK; translated from the coding sequence ATGAAATGGCTTGAAAAAAGTTACCGCCGGAATCTGGTTGATATTCATATTGAGGACTGGAATCCGGCGTTTTTGAGTAAGCTCGATCCGGCGGTGTATGTTGAAAATCTAAAAACCGCGCAGGTGAAGAGCGCGATGATTTATGCCAACTCACACGTCGGACTCTGCAACTGGCCGACAAAAACCGGCGCAATGCACAAAGGCTTGAACGATCGCGATTTTCTTGGCGATGTCCTTGCGCTCTGCGCGGAAAATGGAATTGATACCGTTGTTTATTACAGTCTGGTTTATAATAACTGGACATATGAAAAGTTTCCGACGTGGCGCATTCGCAATGTCGATGGACAGGCTTCGCGCGATCCGGATGTAAAAAACTTTTTTATGAAAGGGCGCTACGGCGTTTGCTGTTCGAATAACAAAGAATACCGCGAGTTTACATTTGCGCAACTCGACGAGCTGTTTGATGCGTATCCATTTCAAGGAATGTTTTTTGACATGACCTATTGGCCGGCGATCTGTTTTTGCGACGCCTGCAAACAACGCTATGCCGCAGAAACCGGTGGTAGCATTCCTGAAATTATCGATTGGAACGATGAACGCTGGGTAAATTTTCAGCGCAAGCGCGAAGAATGGATGTCGGAATTCGTGCACACCATGACGGCGAAAGTAAAAAGTCGTAATCCGGATGTCACGGTTGAACACACATGCGCAACGATTCATTTTCCGTATCTGCTCGGAACAGTCACCGGAAATTCCGATGCCAGCGATTATGCCGGCGGCGATTTTTACGGCGGCTTTCTACAGCAGTCATTCATCTGCAAACTCTATTCTGCCGTAACGCAGAATCAGCCGTTTGAATATATGACATCGCGCTGCTATCCGAGTTTGAAAGATCACACCACGATGAAAACAAAGGAGATGCTGGAACTGCACGCATTTCTCGCGCTGGCACACAACGGTGCATTTCTCGCAATTGATGCGATCAATCCGGACGGCTCATTGAATAAAGAAGTCTATCAACTGCTCGGTTCTGTTTTTTCCGAGCTGAAAAAATTTGAACAGAATGCCGGCGGTACATTCTGCGCCGACGCTGCAATCTATTTTCCGCTGACATCGAAATACTATCCGCAGGACAACGGAAAACACATTCGCGATGCGATTGAAATCAACGATACATCAACCAATATGCCATATCTCGACGCACCGCTCGGCGCGGCGCGTACCATGCGGGAAGCACACATTCCGTTCGCTGTAATTGCGCGACCGAATTTGGAAACGCTCGCGAACTATCAACTGCTGATTGTTCCTGGCGCGCGCGATATGACGCTGGAAGAAATTGCTGCGTTCAAAGCGTATGTTGAAAACGGCGGAACGCTGTACTTAAGCGGCGAAACATCGCCGGCGCTGCTGGCCGATGTATTCGGAATTAAAATTTCCGGCACAACTAAAGAAACGCTCACTTATATCGCGCCGGTAAATGAAGGTTGCACGCTGTTCCCGCACGTTGCGCCGGAATATCCGCTGACCGTTTTTGCGGCACAGCTCATCGCGGAGAATGTTGCGCCGGAAAATGTGCTGGCGCAAATTGTTCTGCCGGGAACGGATCCGGCGGACAGTTCAACATTTGTTTCCATTCATTCAAACCCGCCGCAAAAAAATTCCGGTGCGCCGGCGATGATCAAAAAATCATTCGGGCAGGGTCGCGTCATCTGGAGCGCCGCGCAATTTGAAGCGGCAATTCAGCCGCCGCATAAAAAAGCTTTCGAAAGTTTAGTCCGCTCGTGCTTTACCGTGCCACCGGCATTCAGTTCGAATGCGCATCCGGCGGTTGAGCTGACGCTGTTTGAACAACCGGAGCGCGCGCGGTTTTTACTGAATCTGGTGAATGCACAGGATGTTTTACCGCCGGTGCCGATACACGGTATTCAACTTTATGTCCGCCTGAACGGAAAAACTCCGGAAAGCATTGTTCGCGTCAGTGACGGAGTAAAGCTTTTTTTTTCAACAGACGGCGACACAATACAATTTATGGCAGATCTCCCGGGACTTTTTGAGATGATTGCTGTGAACTGGAAATAG
- a CDS encoding sodium-translocating pyrophosphatase: protein MVSVVPMMWWIAPVASILALLFAVYFYRKMLAANEGNATMKEIAGYVREGAMAYLVRQYKVVTLVFLVLLAVLQLLAIFDIQNPFVPIAFLTGGFFSGLCGFIGMKTATAASSRTAQGCSEGLNRGLQVAFRSGAVMGLVVVGFGLLDICIWYYVLDKLVYTPENMANGLHFLGMTLVHENCTVVEKLVAITTTMITFGMGASTQALFARVGGGIYTKAADVGADLVGKVEAGIPEDDPRNPATIADNVGDNVGDVAGMGADLYESYCGSILATAALGAAVGAQHIAKGIGTVADAVSLVTAPMVVAGVGILLSIVGIFLVRCKEGASQKSLLHALLTGTLSSSVLIILALVGMWQLDMIAGGIVLAVISGLIAGVIIGQATEYYTSDEYKPTRGIAGQAQMGPATTIIDGLATGMYSAGIPVITIVIGIICAFGFAGGFSDMSMGLYGIGFAAVGMLATLGITLATDAYGPIADNAGGNAEMSGLPPEVRERTDALDSLGNTTAATGKGFAIGSAALTAMALLAAYIEEVKLWIGKMAGSDGTFLGFTKETAAHAEMVDFVEKFAMHIMNPLLICGLFIGGMMAFVFCAMTMKAVGRAAGSMVEEVRRQFREKPGIMAGTERPDYASCVAISTAGAQREMIVPSLLAIVIPVGAGLILGVPGVMGLLAGGLTTGFVLATMLNNSGGAWDNAKKYIEKGAFGGKTLPDGSKNPVHGAAVIGDTVGDPCKDTSGPSLNILIKLMSMVSVVFTPVVVKFSPIVQEWLHIVTK, encoded by the coding sequence ATGGTCTCTGTAGTTCCGATGATGTGGTGGATTGCGCCGGTGGCGTCAATTCTTGCGCTGCTGTTTGCGGTTTATTTTTACAGAAAAATGCTTGCGGCCAATGAAGGCAATGCGACGATGAAAGAGATCGCCGGTTATGTGCGCGAAGGCGCAATGGCCTATCTCGTCCGGCAGTACAAAGTGGTGACGCTGGTGTTTCTGGTACTGCTGGCGGTTCTCCAGCTGCTGGCAATATTTGATATTCAAAATCCATTTGTACCGATCGCATTTCTGACCGGCGGGTTTTTCTCCGGTCTTTGCGGCTTCATCGGCATGAAAACCGCCACCGCCGCTTCGTCACGCACCGCCCAGGGCTGCTCCGAAGGATTAAACCGCGGGCTGCAGGTCGCCTTCCGCTCCGGCGCCGTAATGGGTCTGGTTGTGGTGGGTTTCGGACTGCTCGACATCTGTATCTGGTATTACGTTCTTGATAAACTGGTCTATACGCCGGAGAACATGGCGAACGGTCTGCACTTTCTCGGCATGACACTGGTACATGAAAACTGCACCGTGGTTGAAAAACTTGTTGCGATTACTACCACCATGATTACCTTCGGTATGGGCGCATCCACGCAGGCGCTCTTCGCGCGTGTCGGCGGCGGAATTTACACCAAAGCGGCAGACGTCGGCGCCGATCTCGTCGGCAAAGTGGAAGCCGGCATTCCGGAAGATGATCCGCGCAATCCGGCTACCATAGCCGACAATGTCGGCGACAATGTCGGCGATGTGGCCGGTATGGGCGCCGACCTGTACGAATCCTATTGCGGCTCCATTCTTGCCACCGCCGCGCTCGGCGCCGCCGTCGGCGCGCAGCATATTGCAAAAGGCATCGGAACTGTCGCGGATGCCGTCAGCCTGGTCACCGCACCGATGGTTGTCGCCGGTGTCGGTATCCTGCTCTCTATTGTCGGAATTTTTCTGGTGCGCTGCAAAGAGGGCGCAAGTCAGAAAAGCCTGTTGCATGCTCTGCTCACCGGCACGCTCAGCAGTTCCGTATTAATTATTTTAGCGCTCGTCGGCATGTGGCAGCTCGATATGATCGCCGGCGGGATTGTGCTCGCGGTAATTTCCGGACTCATCGCCGGTGTGATTATCGGTCAGGCCACTGAATATTACACATCGGATGAATATAAACCGACGCGCGGTATCGCCGGGCAGGCGCAAATGGGACCGGCGACAACTATTATTGACGGACTCGCCACCGGTATGTACTCCGCCGGTATTCCGGTCATTACAATCGTCATTGGAATTATCTGTGCATTCGGATTCGCCGGCGGTTTCAGTGATATGTCGATGGGACTGTACGGCATCGGTTTTGCGGCTGTCGGCATGCTCGCCACACTCGGCATCACGCTCGCTACGGATGCGTACGGCCCGATTGCTGATAACGCCGGCGGCAATGCCGAAATGTCCGGACTGCCGCCGGAAGTCCGTGAGCGTACCGACGCACTCGACTCGCTGGGTAACACCACCGCGGCCACCGGCAAGGGCTTTGCCATTGGTTCCGCCGCGCTCACCGCGATGGCTCTGCTCGCAGCGTATATTGAAGAGGTTAAACTCTGGATCGGCAAAATGGCCGGCAGCGACGGAACATTTCTTGGATTTACCAAAGAAACTGCGGCACATGCTGAAATGGTCGATTTCGTCGAAAAATTCGCCATGCATATCATGAATCCGCTGCTCATCTGCGGGCTCTTTATTGGCGGTATGATGGCGTTTGTATTCTGCGCCATGACCATGAAAGCCGTCGGCCGCGCCGCCGGATCCATGGTCGAAGAAGTGCGCCGGCAGTTTCGTGAAAAGCCGGGCATTATGGCCGGCACTGAACGTCCCGACTACGCCAGCTGTGTTGCCATTTCCACCGCCGGCGCACAGCGCGAAATGATTGTTCCGTCGCTGCTTGCTATCGTTATTCCGGTTGGCGCCGGGCTCATTCTCGGCGTACCGGGCGTGATGGGACTGCTCGCCGGCGGACTTACCACCGGATTCGTTTTAGCGACGATGCTCAACAATTCCGGAGGCGCGTGGGATAATGCCAAAAAATATATCGAGAAGGGCGCATTCGGCGGAAAAACACTGCCCGACGGCAGCAAAAATCCGGTTCACGGTGCTGCAGTTATCGGCGATACCGTCGGCGATCCGTGCAAAGACACCTCCGGGCCGTCGCTCAATATTCTCATCAAACTGATGAGCATGGTCAGCGTTGTCTTTACGCCGGTTGTTGTGAAATTCTCACCGATCGTGCAGGAGTGGCTGCACATTGTGACGAAATAA
- a CDS encoding LacI family DNA-binding transcriptional regulator yields MKEVSILDVAKQAGVSPATVSRALNSPNIVAPKTLKKIRQVVKDLNFELSERRPSGTARPPRKKRELVSFIVLVDPAQKNLEISSTILEIKQAINETAAQKGMRTDMHIISRYDALPDEILNLNPDGVILAGWRPEKILADRLRERNCCWVLDNMFRPEWGDQVLPDHEEVGHLAADYFMQHNCRRVISINLRPQNRISMLRDHGVRASNPLFEYTTLAAGEGFSEFPYTRPAETYIDEITEKYRQIKKKPDGIFIDSDFDAALLIPHFNKNKIPLTGITLLSSDKQDAVLKNLRPRPATIDVHFKRIGEIAVGHLYDRIHSKVPLPRIRTLVAPSI; encoded by the coding sequence ATGAAAGAAGTATCTATCCTCGATGTAGCAAAACAGGCCGGCGTATCGCCGGCCACTGTCTCGCGCGCACTTAACTCACCGAACATTGTTGCTCCGAAGACACTGAAAAAAATCCGGCAGGTCGTTAAAGATCTGAACTTCGAACTGAGCGAGCGCCGCCCGTCCGGCACCGCGCGTCCGCCGCGCAAAAAACGGGAACTGGTTTCATTCATTGTTTTAGTGGATCCGGCGCAGAAAAATCTTGAAATTTCATCGACGATCCTGGAAATCAAACAGGCTATTAACGAAACCGCCGCGCAAAAAGGGATGCGGACGGATATGCATATTATTTCACGTTACGATGCCCTGCCCGATGAAATTCTGAATCTCAATCCGGATGGAGTTATTCTAGCCGGCTGGAGACCTGAAAAAATTCTGGCAGATCGGTTGCGCGAACGAAATTGCTGCTGGGTGCTGGATAATATGTTCCGTCCGGAATGGGGCGATCAGGTTCTGCCGGATCATGAAGAGGTTGGACACCTTGCCGCCGACTACTTTATGCAGCACAACTGCCGGCGCGTGATTTCAATTAATCTGCGTCCGCAAAACAGAATTTCTATGCTGCGCGATCACGGTGTCAGGGCGTCCAATCCGTTGTTTGAGTATACAACGCTTGCCGCCGGCGAAGGATTTTCTGAATTTCCTTATACCCGTCCGGCAGAAACGTATATCGATGAAATTACTGAAAAATACCGGCAGATAAAAAAGAAACCGGACGGTATTTTTATCGACAGCGACTTTGATGCGGCCCTATTGATCCCGCACTTCAACAAAAATAAAATTCCGTTAACCGGCATCACACTGTTGAGCAGCGACAAGCAGGACGCCGTTCTGAAAAACCTGCGGCCCAGACCGGCAACAATCGATGTTCATTTTAAACGGATCGGCGAAATCGCGGTGGGACATCTGTACGACCGGATTCACAGCAAAGTGCCGCTGCCGCGCATCCGGACGCTGGTTGCACCGTCGATTTGA
- the purM gene encoding phosphoribosylformylglycinamidine cyclo-ligase, which yields MAKKKSAYAAAGVDIDVMMNSLQRIKKNVKSTATAGVVSEIGSFGGLFRSPGKEFLLVASTDGVGTKLKVAHMAGKHNTVGQDLVNHCVNDILVQGATPLFFLDYLGAAALEPKVFESVIDGFCKACRANGCALLGGETAEMPGLYPRGEYDLVGTIIGQVEKKKLITGKTIRKGDVIIGLPSSGLHTNGYSLARKVIFETAQKKLNDTVPGTKTTFEKALLAVHKSYLKPAVALMKKIQIHGMAHITGGGLVDNVPRILPKTVDAVFDRSTWKTPAIYQFIESAGKVDHEEMYRVFNMGIGMCIFVRAADSAAALNILCAAGEKPILIGRVEKGSGKAVLVN from the coding sequence ATGGCTAAAAAGAAAAGTGCGTATGCCGCCGCCGGCGTTGATATTGATGTGATGATGAATTCGCTGCAGCGGATTAAAAAGAATGTCAAGTCCACCGCAACCGCCGGCGTTGTGAGTGAGATCGGTTCGTTCGGCGGTTTATTCCGTTCACCGGGCAAAGAGTTTCTGCTGGTGGCCAGCACGGATGGCGTCGGCACCAAGCTCAAAGTCGCGCACATGGCCGGCAAACATAATACCGTCGGACAGGATTTAGTTAATCACTGCGTGAATGATATTCTTGTTCAGGGCGCCACGCCGCTGTTTTTTCTCGACTATCTCGGTGCCGCCGCGCTGGAGCCGAAGGTGTTTGAAAGCGTGATCGACGGCTTTTGCAAAGCATGCCGCGCAAACGGCTGCGCCCTGCTCGGCGGCGAAACAGCGGAAATGCCGGGACTCTATCCGCGCGGCGAATACGATCTCGTCGGAACCATCATCGGACAGGTTGAAAAGAAAAAACTCATCACCGGCAAAACAATTCGCAAAGGCGATGTGATCATCGGGCTGCCATCAAGCGGACTGCATACCAACGGCTATTCGCTGGCGCGCAAGGTAATTTTTGAAACTGCGCAGAAAAAACTGAACGATACCGTACCAGGCACAAAAACCACCTTCGAAAAAGCTCTGCTCGCCGTGCATAAGAGTTATCTGAAGCCGGCAGTTGCACTGATGAAAAAAATTCAGATTCACGGCATGGCGCACATTACCGGCGGCGGACTGGTTGATAACGTTCCGCGCATTTTGCCAAAAACCGTCGATGCGGTGTTCGATCGCTCAACGTGGAAAACGCCGGCGATTTATCAATTCATTGAAAGCGCCGGAAAAGTGGATCATGAAGAGATGTACCGAGTGTTCAATATGGGCATCGGCATGTGCATCTTCGTGCGCGCCGCCGATTCCGCTGCCGCGCTGAACATTCTCTGCGCCGCTGGAGAAAAACCGATCCTCATCGGCCGCGTTGAAAAAGGCAGCGGGAAAGCGGTGTTGGTGAATTAA
- a CDS encoding Gfo/Idh/MocA family oxidoreductase yields MNSQLPTPNFEPLKIAMIGCGGYANYLSCRIAEVPEFCTLVAVSTHDFQSPAADAMRTKGVTVFAGVDEMLDSLSPETCDAVIVPTSIESHFDYTRRIVERGFHVLLEKPPVAAIQDLDQLIELQRRSGKWIAVNFQYLYTDMTQNLKWRLMSGEFGAVKSVKARALWRRPESYFLRNFWSGKLKINGRWVLDGVIGNPLAHLLAEALYLAAPDAGMLTPETVEAELYHANETEGDDTSCVRISGANEVAVYFYGSLCGAEQSQVFCEIETDRAQIQFTEFSEVEIHFHDGKTESGRTPEYEETQPRRRMLAAIAARLLNDEKPLITVEECRPYMLAWNGAFESFGFPAALPESAFVRQELEEYGTTRVLPEIKALMTAASENGQLFSENGAAWARPGRKISLDDYSFFPSENPALMEKNPQVRNKAGRGAAALQV; encoded by the coding sequence ATGAACTCCCAACTCCCAACTCCAAACTTTGAACCGCTAAAAATTGCCATGATCGGCTGCGGCGGCTACGCGAATTATTTATCGTGCCGCATCGCAGAGGTTCCTGAATTCTGTACGCTGGTTGCGGTGTCAACACACGATTTTCAAAGTCCGGCGGCGGACGCGATGCGCACGAAAGGCGTAACGGTTTTTGCCGGCGTAGATGAAATGCTGGATTCGCTGTCGCCGGAAACCTGTGACGCCGTGATTGTGCCGACAAGTATTGAAAGTCATTTTGATTACACCCGGCGCATTGTCGAACGCGGTTTTCATGTACTGCTGGAAAAGCCGCCGGTGGCCGCCATTCAGGATCTGGATCAGCTGATCGAACTGCAGCGCCGCAGTGGCAAATGGATTGCCGTAAATTTTCAATATTTATACACCGACATGACACAAAATTTGAAATGGCGATTGATGTCCGGTGAATTCGGCGCCGTAAAATCTGTTAAAGCGCGCGCGCTGTGGCGGCGGCCGGAATCCTATTTCTTGCGCAATTTCTGGAGCGGCAAACTGAAAATAAACGGGCGGTGGGTGCTTGACGGCGTCATCGGCAATCCGCTCGCGCATCTGCTGGCAGAAGCCCTTTATCTGGCGGCGCCGGACGCCGGAATGCTGACGCCGGAAACGGTGGAGGCGGAGCTGTATCACGCGAATGAAACGGAGGGCGACGATACGAGCTGTGTTCGGATTTCCGGCGCGAACGAAGTCGCCGTTTATTTTTACGGCAGTCTGTGCGGCGCGGAACAGTCGCAGGTTTTTTGCGAAATTGAAACGGATCGTGCGCAGATACAATTCACCGAATTTTCTGAAGTTGAAATTCATTTTCATGATGGAAAAACAGAATCAGGCAGAACGCCGGAGTATGAAGAAACGCAGCCGCGCCGGCGTATGCTCGCTGCTATTGCGGCGCGGCTTTTGAATGATGAAAAACCGCTGATCACAGTGGAAGAGTGCCGCCCGTATATGCTGGCGTGGAACGGCGCGTTTGAATCGTTCGGATTTCCGGCGGCACTGCCGGAATCTGCCTTTGTCCGGCAGGAATTGGAAGAGTACGGAACCACTCGCGTGCTGCCGGAAATTAAAGCGCTGATGACAGCGGCATCAGAAAACGGACAGCTCTTTTCAGAAAACGGCGCGGCATGGGCGCGGCCGGGTCGCAAAATCAGTCTGGATGACTACAGTTTTTTCCCGTCGGAAAATCCGGCGTTGATGGAAAAAAATCCGCAAGTGCGGAACAAAGCCGGGCGGGGTGCCGCGGCTTTGCAGGTATAA